A region from the Volucribacter amazonae genome encodes:
- a CDS encoding Ig-like domain-containing protein, whose product MKVTATDKANNKSDITPAIVDITAPEKPTAQVLTKDETHQIVSGTAEPESTIIVTLPNSDTVTTKADENGNYSVDIPAQADETEVKVTATNKAGNKSEEAVATVDTSMPTAEVITKDDDTQTVEGKVEPSKKVVVELPNGETVTTTADENGNYSVDIPAQQDGAEIKVVAEDENGDRSPERVAEVDAVAPNAPTAEVVAKDENTQTVEGTAEAGSTVTVILPNGDTVTTTADTEGNYSVDIPAQVNEAEIKVTATDKAGNKSEEALSTVDAKAPEAPTAQVVAKDENTQTVEGTAEAGSTVIVTLPNGDTVTTTADEEGNYSVDIPAQVNEAEIKVTATDKAGNKSEETLSTVDAKAPEAPTAQVVAKDENTQTVEGTAEAGSTVTVTLLNGDTVTTIADAEGNYSVDIPAQVNEAEIKVTATDKAGNKSEEAVATVDTSMPTAEVITKDDDTQTVEGKVEPSKKVVVELPNGETVTTIADENGNYSVDIPAQQDGAEIKVVAEDENGNRSPERVAEVDAVAPNAPTAEVVAKDENTQTVEGTAEADSTVTVILPNGDTVTTTADEEGNYSVDIPAQANEAEIKVTATDKAGNKSEEALSTVDAKAPEAPTAQVAAKDENTQTVEGTAEAGSTVIVTLPNGDTVTTTADEEGNYSVDIPAQVNEAEIKVTATDKAGNQSEETSLIVDAKAPAAPELLAEIDGSVTVTPPTDEDVASVAVKYTDSEGQEQTVVATKGEDGKWSITSPESEETVTIDADTGVMTIPAEAVKDGTEVTATATDTNNNSTSDEEVSAAKVVAKTDNPAGMEVSGDGSSVVGKTEPNAVVVVKDDEGNIIGQETADKNGHFNIPLEPALTNGEKITVVVDGEEEDTQTALTAPNTTAPAAPELLAEIDGSVTVTPPTDEDVASVAVKYTDSEGQEQTVVATKGEDGKWSITSPESEEVVTIDADTGVMTIPAEAVKDGTEVTATATDTNNNSTSDEEVSAAKVVAKTDNPAGMEVSGDGSSVVGKTEPNAVVVVKDDEGNIIGQETADKNGHFNIPLEPALTNGEKITVVVDGEEEDTQTALTAPNTTAPAAPELVAEIDGSVTVTPPTDKDVASVAVKYTDSEGQEQTVVATKGEDGKWSITSPESEEVVTIDADTGVMTIPAEAVKDGTEVTATATDTNNNSTSDEEVSAAKVVAKTDNPVGMEVSGDGSSVVGKTEPNAVVVVKNDEEVIGIAIADDEGKFSVSLDPALTNGETITVTINEGEDSESQPISLTAPDTTEPSAPTATVSAKEGDETKQVVSGEAEPNSTVTVTLPDTTTVTVVADSEGKYSVEIPAQEDGEKISVTATDAADNESQKTEAVVDAKAPAQPEFTDNEGSVEITPPSDTDVKSVTVKYIDETNGQEKTVVTTKEEGKWKITSPEDETVVSVDETTGKITLPAVEVKDGSTVIATVTDESGNTTEPVTYTAGSNPTSTDEEETKQSEEEDKTPENSESGSETDSETTEAQLGKPTFDAKDDGSVVITPPSQGDVQSVKVTYTDESDNPQTVTVTKTDGSWAISESTDSPSGVSVDSISGAITLSAEAVKDNSTVTAEAKGADNETSSDTVEAKADTTKAITDDSEKDAEEESATTENGKDEEEAKQESSEPTEGTSTSENEQQTETTPTEESGKSDGDESEQSGNSTDPVEESDPQASEKEQTPEAGTSTDGQDGSEQQGDNAGSETGSTETQPTEETQAEKESEKESEDAKDSATDSSEGSTDGNDQGEEEPKADQTGEQQDEAQKEETISDNPVSGATTESGQDESQSTTTELGKPSFDAKEDGSVVITPPTEGNVQSMEVQYTDEDGKTQTVTATKTGDSWEITQPTDGSTVSVDPVSGVITLPSGAVKDESTVTATAKSSDGQTKSDEITAKVDSDMTPPAQPTAKFVVDNGTQYVEGEAEANAKVTVTLPDSQTVITTADADGNYKTEIPTQADGTKLSVTATDEANNKSDAEEVTVDTQAPATPGLTPNADGSVTVTPPTDADVKTVTVEYTDEQNQNQTVVATKDGETWTISQQPTTDGVTLTVDSSGVFTIPATAVKDNSTVKGFATDESGNTTKDPATAIATENKDVTPPAAPELTAKDDGSVTVTPPKDEDVKTVTVEYTDETDQTTKKVVATKEDNGWKIIEPVDDNTVTIDSSSGVITIPATAVADGSTVSATATDSSDNTTLEPKTVKAGDNPDTTPPEKPTANIVINEDDSQTVKGTAEPGSTVTVKLADGTVVGTAEADAVTGEYEAKLDPAQPNETQLTVIATDKAGNPSEPTAVTVNTSLTATITLAEFDDTGYSADAPYSSEKAAYTTTLQDRVTKDNTFDLEGMSNKVGADIKYQISRDGTTWSDTDTKQVNLPDGTYYYRTVATKGGDTAYSSTISVTVDTTPPNIIMAMPPNQNGKLLIGPQNPNSFEPGSLLVAKYTTADGSQKTSSIIRGTNDWFWVSSSDYFPAGEVHKETGSFIFNAGTLKPESKVTVTLYNVNGDSSTRTITAPQIVTTQIKGWFNSSTVSGAKLVGGGNAVPTSSDDDVIFFQKNFDGTGAVLNTGAGDDYVVIGNGNSSDGGVQNRATINMGSGNDTLLIYDRLREMSTINMGGGSDVLEIGGIHNGSTIYFGDESDTLAFINNNDNWNKNRMDWTGDNRQLTVNSASGDGTKTTITTNINYVNLGDGNNLVTSTGGTGYKFVQGRIDSGNGNDMFDLRNSIVTDNNQMTFNTGAGDDVFILGGIERYTSIVLGAGDDTYIMGYDKSVNSSSSGAKGVFKEGFIELGTGNDTVILRDGNRFEAGTINLGDGDDTFIVHGGSYWGGSSKVNGGNGIDTVVISSDVTTITLGSNFNGFDIIKLTDTKNAVTLSNAAITNNASSINLDNDTSANLIVAGDQGSLKFENSGIKATKSQDTVSYNGNDYYTYTSGNYKILVDTDITVL is encoded by the coding sequence GTGAAAGTAACGGCAACGGATAAGGCGAATAATAAATCAGATATTACGCCAGCGATAGTAGATATTACAGCCCCAGAAAAACCAACGGCACAAGTGTTGACTAAAGATGAAACCCATCAAATAGTGTCTGGTACAGCAGAGCCAGAAAGTACCATTATCGTAACATTACCAAATAGTGATACCGTTACGACGAAAGCCGATGAAAATGGTAATTACAGTGTAGATATTCCAGCGCAAGCAGATGAAACCGAAGTAAAAGTAACGGCAACAAATAAAGCAGGGAATAAATCAGAGGAAGCGGTAGCAACAGTAGATACGAGTATGCCAACGGCAGAGGTTATCACAAAAGATGATGATACCCAAACTGTAGAGGGTAAGGTTGAGCCGAGCAAAAAGGTGGTTGTAGAATTACCGAATGGCGAAACGGTAACCACAACAGCCGATGAGAATGGTAACTACAGCGTAGATATTCCAGCACAGCAAGATGGTGCAGAAATAAAAGTAGTGGCAGAAGATGAAAATGGTGATAGATCGCCAGAACGTGTTGCGGAAGTGGATGCAGTAGCACCTAATGCACCGACCGCGGAGGTGGTAGCAAAAGACGAAAATACGCAAACCGTTGAAGGTACAGCGGAGGCAGGCAGTACTGTAACTGTTATTTTACCAAATGGCGATACGGTAACAACCACAGCAGATACAGAGGGTAATTACAGTGTTGATATTCCAGCACAAGTAAATGAAGCAGAAATTAAAGTTACTGCGACAGATAAAGCAGGGAATAAATCAGAGGAAGCTTTATCAACTGTAGATGCTAAAGCCCCAGAAGCACCAACAGCCCAAGTAGTAGCCAAAGACGAAAACACGCAAACCGTTGAAGGTACGGCGGAGGCAGGTAGTACTGTAATTGTTACCTTACCAAATGGCGATACGGTAACGACCACAGCAGATGAAGAGGGTAATTACAGTGTTGATATTCCAGCACAAGTAAATGAAGCTGAGATTAAAGTTACTGCGACAGATAAAGCAGGTAATAAATCAGAGGAAACTTTATCAACTGTAGATGCTAAAGCCCCAGAAGCACCAACAGCCCAAGTAGTAGCCAAAGATGAAAACACGCAAACCGTTGAAGGTACGGCGGAGGCAGGTAGCACCGTAACCGTTACCTTACTAAATGGCGATACGGTAACAACCATAGCAGATGCAGAAGGTAATTACAGTGTTGATATTCCAGCACAAGTAAATGAAGCTGAGATTAAAGTTACTGCAACAGATAAAGCAGGGAATAAATCAGAGGAAGCGGTAGCAACAGTAGATACGAGTATGCCAACGGCAGAGGTTATCACAAAAGATGATGATACCCAAACTGTAGAGGGTAAGGTCGAGCCGAGCAAAAAGGTGGTTGTAGAATTACCGAATGGCGAAACGGTAACCACAATAGCCGATGAGAATGGTAACTACAGCGTAGATATTCCAGCACAGCAAGATGGTGCAGAAATAAAAGTAGTGGCAGAAGATGAAAATGGTAATAGATCGCCAGAACGTGTTGCGGAAGTGGATGCAGTAGCACCTAATGCACCGACCGCGGAGGTGGTAGCAAAAGACGAAAACACGCAAACCGTTGAAGGTACAGCGGAGGCAGACAGTACTGTAACTGTTATTTTACCAAATGGCGATACGGTAACAACCACAGCAGATGAGGAGGGTAATTACAGTGTTGATATTCCAGCACAAGCAAATGAAGCTGAGATTAAAGTTACTGCGACAGATAAAGCAGGTAATAAATCAGAGGAAGCTTTATCAACTGTAGATGCCAAAGCCCCAGAAGCACCAACAGCCCAAGTAGCAGCCAAAGATGAAAACACGCAAACCGTTGAAGGTACGGCGGAGGCAGGTAGTACTGTAATTGTTACCTTACCAAATGGCGATACGGTAACGACCACAGCAGATGAAGAGGGTAATTACAGTGTTGATATTCCAGCACAAGTAAATGAAGCTGAGATTAAAGTTACTGCGACAGATAAAGCAGGTAATCAATCAGAAGAAACGTCATTAATCGTTGATGCGAAAGCCCCTGCAGCCCCAGAATTACTGGCAGAAATTGATGGTTCCGTAACAGTAACACCGCCAACAGATGAAGATGTGGCCTCAGTGGCAGTGAAATACACTGATAGCGAAGGTCAAGAGCAAACAGTGGTTGCGACAAAAGGCGAAGATGGCAAATGGTCAATCACTTCACCGGAAAGCGAAGAAACTGTTACGATTGATGCAGACACAGGAGTCATGACTATTCCAGCGGAAGCAGTGAAAGATGGTACAGAAGTAACCGCTACAGCGACAGATACCAATAACAACAGCACCTCAGATGAAGAAGTGAGTGCTGCGAAAGTGGTTGCTAAAACGGATAATCCAGCAGGAATGGAAGTATCAGGTGATGGTTCAAGTGTTGTAGGTAAAACAGAGCCTAATGCGGTTGTGGTTGTTAAAGATGATGAAGGTAATATTATCGGACAGGAAACTGCGGATAAAAATGGTCACTTCAATATACCGTTAGAGCCAGCTTTAACCAATGGTGAAAAAATTACGGTAGTCGTTGATGGCGAAGAGGAAGATACTCAAACGGCATTGACCGCTCCAAATACTACAGCCCCTGCAGCCCCAGAATTACTGGCAGAAATTGATGGTTCCGTAACAGTAACACCGCCAACAGATGAAGATGTGGCCTCAGTGGCAGTGAAATACACTGATAGCGAAGGTCAAGAGCAAACAGTGGTTGCGACAAAAGGCGAAGATGGTAAATGGTCAATCACATCTCCAGAAAGTGAAGAGGTTGTTACGATTGATGCAGACACAGGAGTCATGACTATTCCAGCGGAAGCAGTGAAAGATGGTACAGAAGTAACCGCTACAGCGACAGATACCAATAACAACAGCACCTCAGATGAAGAAGTGAGTGCTGCGAAAGTGGTTGCTAAAACGGATAATCCAGCAGGAATGGAAGTATCAGGTGATGGTTCAAGTGTTGTAGGTAAAACAGAGCCTAATGCGGTTGTGGTTGTTAAAGATGATGAAGGTAATATTATCGGACAGGAAACTGCGGATAAAAATGGTCACTTCAATATACCGTTAGAGCCAGCTTTAACCAATGGTGAAAAAATTACAGTAGTCGTTGATGGCGAAGAGGAAGATACTCAAACGGCATTGACCGCTCCAAATACTACAGCTCCAGCAGCCCCAGAATTAGTGGCAGAAATTGATGGTTCCGTAACAGTAACACCGCCAACAGATAAAGATGTGGCCTCAGTGGCAGTGAAATACACTGATAGCGAAGGTCAAGAGCAGACAGTGGTTGCGACAAAAGGTGAAGATGGTAAATGGTCAATCACATCTCCAGAAAGTGAAGAGGTTGTTACGATTGATGCAGACACAGGAGTCATGACTATTCCAGCGGAAGCAGTGAAAGATGGTACAGAAGTAACCGCTACAGCGACAGATACCAATAACAACAGCACCTCAGATGAAGAAGTGAGTGCAGCGAAAGTGGTTGCTAAAACGGATAATCCAGTAGGAATGGAAGTATCAGGCGATGGTTCAAGTGTTGTAGGTAAAACAGAGCCTAATGCGGTTGTGGTTGTTAAAAATGATGAAGAAGTGATTGGTATAGCTATTGCAGATGATGAGGGCAAATTTAGTGTGTCTTTAGATCCTGCTTTAACTAATGGTGAAACAATAACTGTAACAATCAATGAAGGCGAAGATAGTGAATCTCAACCGATTTCATTGACTGCACCAGATACGACTGAACCATCGGCACCAACAGCTACAGTAAGTGCCAAAGAGGGGGATGAGACTAAACAAGTGGTAAGTGGAGAAGCTGAGCCAAATAGCACAGTAACGGTAACATTACCAGATACGACAACAGTAACAGTGGTAGCTGATTCTGAGGGTAAATATAGTGTAGAAATCCCCGCTCAAGAAGATGGAGAAAAAATTAGTGTAACAGCTACGGATGCAGCAGATAATGAATCTCAAAAAACAGAGGCGGTTGTAGATGCTAAAGCACCAGCACAGCCAGAGTTTACAGACAATGAAGGATCGGTAGAAATTACACCTCCATCAGATACGGATGTGAAATCGGTTACTGTGAAATATATTGATGAAACTAATGGGCAGGAGAAAACCGTTGTAACAACCAAGGAAGAGGGCAAGTGGAAAATAACCAGCCCTGAAGATGAAACGGTTGTGAGTGTTGATGAAACAACAGGTAAAATTACACTTCCTGCTGTTGAAGTGAAAGATGGTTCAACGGTAATAGCAACGGTAACAGATGAAAGTGGTAATACTACAGAACCTGTTACATATACAGCGGGTAGTAACCCTACGTCAACAGATGAAGAGGAAACGAAGCAGTCAGAGGAAGAAGATAAAACACCAGAAAATAGTGAATCTGGAAGTGAAACTGATTCTGAAACAACTGAAGCACAACTTGGGAAACCGACATTTGATGCTAAAGATGATGGCTCAGTAGTAATTACTCCGCCAAGTCAAGGTGATGTACAATCAGTAAAAGTTACTTATACGGATGAATCAGATAATCCTCAGACAGTTACGGTAACTAAAACAGATGGTAGCTGGGCGATTAGCGAATCTACAGATAGTCCATCAGGTGTGAGTGTTGATTCTATCTCTGGTGCTATTACGCTTTCAGCAGAAGCTGTTAAAGATAATTCTACTGTAACGGCAGAGGCTAAAGGTGCAGATAATGAGACATCTTCGGATACAGTTGAAGCAAAAGCGGATACAACGAAAGCAATAACAGATGACTCGGAGAAAGATGCAGAGGAAGAATCTGCAACCACTGAAAATGGTAAAGATGAAGAAGAGGCTAAACAGGAATCAAGTGAGCCTACGGAAGGTACTTCGACTTCGGAGAATGAGCAACAAACTGAAACAACACCAACAGAGGAATCTGGTAAATCTGATGGTGATGAGTCAGAACAAAGTGGAAATAGTACAGATCCTGTAGAAGAAAGTGATCCACAAGCGTCTGAGAAAGAACAAACGCCAGAGGCTGGTACATCAACAGATGGACAAGATGGATCAGAGCAACAAGGCGATAATGCTGGTTCTGAAACAGGTAGTACAGAAACTCAACCTACAGAGGAAACGCAAGCAGAAAAAGAAAGCGAAAAAGAGTCCGAAGACGCTAAAGATTCAGCAACTGACTCTTCAGAGGGTTCTACTGATGGTAATGATCAAGGTGAGGAAGAGCCAAAAGCAGATCAAACTGGTGAGCAACAAGATGAGGCTCAGAAAGAAGAAACCATATCAGATAATCCTGTTTCAGGTGCAACTACTGAGAGTGGACAAGATGAAAGTCAATCAACGACAACTGAGCTTGGTAAACCTAGTTTTGATGCTAAGGAAGATGGTTCTGTGGTAATTACTCCTCCAACAGAAGGTAATGTGCAATCAATGGAGGTGCAATATACGGATGAAGATGGGAAAACTCAAACTGTTACAGCAACTAAAACTGGCGATAGTTGGGAGATTACTCAACCGACAGATGGTTCTACAGTAAGTGTTGATCCTGTTTCAGGGGTTATTACACTCCCATCAGGAGCAGTAAAAGATGAATCAACAGTAACAGCTACAGCGAAAAGTAGTGATGGACAGACTAAATCTGATGAAATTACTGCAAAAGTAGATAGTGATATGACACCACCAGCTCAGCCAACAGCCAAATTTGTTGTTGATAATGGAACACAATATGTAGAAGGCGAAGCGGAAGCAAATGCGAAAGTAACAGTTACTTTACCGGATAGCCAAACAGTAATAACAACAGCGGATGCTGATGGTAATTATAAGACAGAAATTCCAACTCAAGCTGATGGTACTAAATTGTCAGTAACTGCTACAGATGAAGCCAATAATAAATCTGATGCAGAGGAGGTTACGGTAGATACTCAAGCTCCAGCTACGCCGGGTTTAACGCCAAATGCTGATGGTTCAGTAACAGTTACTCCTCCAACTGATGCTGATGTTAAAACAGTTACGGTTGAATATACTGATGAGCAAAATCAGAACCAGACTGTGGTAGCCACTAAAGATGGAGAGACATGGACTATTAGTCAGCAGCCGACAACTGATGGTGTTACACTAACAGTAGATAGCTCAGGAGTATTTACAATCCCAGCTACAGCCGTAAAAGATAATTCAACAGTGAAAGGCTTTGCAACAGATGAGAGTGGTAATACGACAAAAGACCCAGCAACAGCGATAGCGACTGAGAATAAAGATGTTACGCCACCAGCTGCACCAGAATTAACGGCAAAAGATGATGGCTCAGTAACAGTAACACCGCCGAAAGATGAAGATGTGAAGACGGTTACTGTTGAATATACTGATGAAACTGATCAAACAACGAAGAAAGTTGTAGCAACTAAAGAAGATAATGGTTGGAAAATTATAGAACCTGTAGATGATAATACCGTAACTATTGATTCATCAAGTGGTGTTATTACAATTCCAGCAACAGCCGTAGCGGATGGTTCAACGGTAAGTGCAACAGCAACAGATTCTAGTGATAATACAACACTTGAGCCTAAAACTGTTAAAGCTGGGGACAACCCTGATACTACGCCACCGGAGAAACCAACGGCGAATATAGTGATTAATGAAGATGATTCACAAACAGTTAAAGGTACCGCAGAGCCGGGTAGTACGGTAACAGTTAAATTAGCTGATGGAACGGTAGTAGGAACAGCGGAAGCTGATGCTGTAACGGGTGAGTATGAAGCGAAATTAGATCCAGCACAACCAAATGAGACGCAATTAACTGTTATTGCAACAGATAAAGCAGGTAATCCATCAGAACCAACAGCAGTTACGGTAAATACTTCGTTGACAGCGACAATTACACTTGCTGAATTTGATGATACAGGTTATAGCGCTGATGCACCTTATTCATCAGAAAAAGCTGCTTATACGACGACTTTACAAGATCGAGTAACCAAAGATAATACCTTTGATTTGGAAGGTATGAGCAATAAAGTTGGGGCTGATATTAAATATCAAATTAGCCGAGATGGTACTACTTGGAGTGATACTGATACCAAACAAGTTAATTTACCAGATGGGACGTATTATTATCGTACAGTTGCGACTAAAGGAGGCGATACCGCTTATTCTTCAACGATTTCTGTTACAGTGGATACTACACCGCCAAATATTATTATGGCAATGCCACCAAATCAGAATGGTAAGTTATTAATTGGTCCTCAAAATCCTAATAGCTTTGAACCTGGGTCGTTATTAGTCGCTAAATATACTACGGCTGATGGCTCACAAAAAACATCGAGTATTATTAGAGGAACTAATGACTGGTTCTGGGTCTCTAGTTCAGATTATTTCCCTGCTGGAGAGGTACATAAAGAAACAGGTAGTTTTATTTTTAATGCTGGAACATTAAAACCAGAAAGTAAAGTTACGGTAACCTTATATAATGTAAATGGGGATTCCAGTACGAGAACTATTACGGCACCACAGATAGTTACTACTCAAATTAAAGGATGGTTTAATAGTTCTACGGTAAGTGGAGCTAAGTTAGTAGGAGGAGGTAATGCGGTACCAACAAGTAGCGATGATGATGTTATTTTCTTCCAGAAAAACTTTGATGGTACAGGAGCTGTGTTAAATACTGGGGCTGGTGATGACTATGTGGTTATTGGTAATGGTAATAGCTCGGACGGTGGAGTACAAAATAGAGCCACCATTAATATGGGATCAGGTAATGATACCTTGTTGATTTATGACCGTTTACGTGAAATGTCAACGATTAATATGGGTGGCGGTAGTGATGTACTTGAAATCGGTGGTATCCATAACGGTTCTACTATCTATTTTGGAGATGAAAGCGATACATTAGCTTTTATTAACAACAATGATAATTGGAACAAGAATAGAATGGACTGGACTGGCGATAATCGTCAATTAACAGTTAATTCGGCATCGGGTGATGGTACAAAAACAACAATAACCACGAATATTAACTATGTAAATTTAGGCGATGGTAATAACTTGGTAACATCTACTGGCGGTACAGGTTACAAATTTGTTCAAGGTCGTATTGATTCAGGTAATGGTAATGACATGTTCGATTTACGAAACTCCATTGTTACAGATAATAATCAAATGACCTTTAATACAGGAGCTGGTGATGATGTCTTTATTCTTGGAGGAATAGAGAGATATACCAGTATTGTATTAGGAGCAGGAGATGATACCTATATCATGGGTTATGATAAATCAGTCAATTCCAGTTCATCAGGTGCAAAAGGTGTATTTAAAGAGGGATTTATTGAGTTAGGTACAGGTAATGATACAGTGATCTTGAGAGATGGTAATCGATTTGAAGCTGGTACTATTAACTTAGGTGATGGAGATGATACTTTCATTGTGCATGGTGGTTCATATTGGGGAGGTAGCAGTAAGGTAAATGGCGGAAATGGCATTGATACTGTTGTTATTTCGTCAGATGTTACAACTATAACGTTAGGTAGTAATTTCAATGGTTTTGATATCATTAAGTTAACTGACACAAAAAATGCAGTAACATTATCAAATGCGGCTATCACTAATAATGCTTCATCAATTAATTTGGATAATGATACTTCCGCTAACCTGATTGTTGCAGGAGATCAAGGCTCACTTAAATTTGAGAACTCTGGTATTAAGGCAACTAAATCGCAGGATACTGTTAGTTATAATGGCAATGATTATTATACTTATACTAGCGGTAACTATAAGATTTTAGTTGATACAGATATTACAGTGCTTTAA